Proteins from a single region of Aquirhabdus parva:
- the mutM gene encoding bifunctional DNA-formamidopyrimidine glycosylase/DNA-(apurinic or apyrimidinic site) lyase, with translation MPELPEVETTKTSLKPLIGQRVTAIEVRQPSMRWPVPSDLGLLQGQTLVSLERRAKYILAHFKHLQTDQAGNSLLLHLGMSGSLMLVPAEQLLRKHDHVLISFEHTQLRYHDPRRFGAVMWLDQDSQSLLAKLAPEPLTDDFNADYLFDKLKNKNLAIKAAIMDNHLVVGVGNIYATEALFHTHIHPLRPAKSLSKDEVISLTSEIKRILTAAIALGGSTLRDYVNGMGENGYFQQTLDVYGRAKQPCHQCHTLIETVKIGQRASSYCPKCQPLGTVASID, from the coding sequence ATGCCTGAACTGCCAGAAGTCGAAACCACCAAGACCAGCCTTAAACCGCTGATTGGTCAACGCGTGACTGCAATTGAAGTCAGGCAGCCCAGCATGCGCTGGCCTGTGCCGAGTGATCTAGGCCTTCTGCAAGGTCAAACGCTGGTGAGTCTGGAGCGACGCGCCAAATATATCTTGGCGCATTTTAAGCATCTACAGACTGATCAAGCTGGGAATAGCTTACTACTGCACCTCGGCATGTCTGGCAGTTTGATGCTGGTACCCGCAGAACAACTGCTGCGCAAGCATGACCATGTGCTGATCAGCTTTGAACACACGCAACTGCGCTACCACGATCCACGTCGCTTTGGCGCAGTGATGTGGCTGGATCAGGACTCACAATCCCTGTTAGCAAAATTGGCCCCCGAACCGCTGACCGACGACTTCAATGCGGACTACCTGTTCGATAAACTGAAAAATAAGAATCTTGCGATCAAAGCCGCGATCATGGATAACCATTTGGTGGTGGGTGTAGGCAATATCTACGCGACCGAAGCCTTGTTTCACACCCATATCCACCCCCTGCGGCCAGCTAAAAGCCTATCTAAAGACGAAGTAATCTCACTCACCAGTGAGATTAAACGTATTCTTACTGCAGCGATTGCATTGGGCGGTTCAACCTTGCGTGACTACGTCAATGGCATGGGCGAAAATGGCTACTTTCAGCAAACGCTGGATGTCTATGGCCGGGCAAAACAGCCTTGTCATCAATGTCATACACTGATCGAAACAGTCAAAATTGGACAGCGTGCGAGTAGCTATTGTCCAAAGTGTCAACCGCTTGGCACAGTCGCCTCTATTGATTAA
- a CDS encoding FFLEELY motif protein, protein MSSFAPMQALLLRYHALEFHHNPQLAARLLAVQNWQKKRMEHTHRALFAVPAHQLMTQYFLTRLYAGPDFAILANQFERVIAKAQKFEKLVPASTIRTGCDGIELAVLAIELDQQLAELLLQDPLDNTALELDDDAVIALYHKANQVEARLHQLDLLDKLGYSLDKYVRSFVLQSAFKMAKGAAKRHDFEPMYAFLDEGFAAMKPLKSAEEFVGVFTQQERQVIERVHAGTPNPFER, encoded by the coding sequence ATGTCTAGTTTTGCTCCGATGCAAGCGTTGCTGTTACGTTACCATGCCCTTGAGTTCCATCATAATCCACAACTTGCCGCACGACTATTAGCTGTACAAAATTGGCAAAAGAAACGTATGGAACATACGCATAGAGCGTTGTTTGCTGTTCCTGCACATCAACTGATGACACAATATTTTTTGACCCGTCTCTATGCAGGCCCAGATTTTGCAATCTTGGCCAATCAATTTGAACGCGTGATTGCCAAAGCACAAAAGTTTGAAAAACTGGTGCCCGCAAGTACCATTCGTACCGGATGTGATGGTATCGAACTGGCAGTACTAGCCATTGAGCTAGATCAACAACTTGCAGAGCTTTTGTTGCAAGATCCTTTAGATAATACCGCGCTTGAATTGGATGATGATGCAGTGATTGCGCTCTACCATAAAGCCAATCAAGTCGAAGCTCGCCTACATCAGTTGGATCTACTGGATAAACTGGGATACAGTCTCGATAAATATGTGCGCTCCTTCGTGCTGCAAAGCGCTTTTAAAATGGCAAAGGGCGCAGCAAAACGCCATGATTTTGAACCGATGTATGCTTTTTTGGACGAAGGATTTGCGGCAATGAAACCGCTAAAATCAGCGGAAGAATTTGTGGGTGTCTTTACTCAGCAAGAACGACAAGTGATTGAACGTGTTCATGCGGGGACACCCAATCCTTTTGAACGCTAA
- the mscL gene encoding large conductance mechanosensitive channel protein MscL has translation MSIVQEFKDFAVKGNMVDLAVGVIIGAAFGKIIDSVVNDLIMPIISFIVGGKIDFSKLFLVLGDNPQHLTTLDALKKADVAVLAYGNFITILINFFLLALVVFFMVKAVNKVRKAEAAAPAPAPAPAEDVTLLREIRDELRRRP, from the coding sequence ATGAGTATCGTACAAGAATTTAAGGACTTTGCCGTTAAAGGCAATATGGTTGACCTCGCGGTGGGTGTGATCATCGGTGCGGCTTTTGGTAAAATCATCGATTCTGTGGTTAATGACCTCATCATGCCGATCATTTCTTTTATCGTTGGTGGCAAGATTGATTTCTCCAAGCTCTTTCTGGTTTTGGGTGATAATCCGCAACACCTCACTACACTCGACGCGCTGAAAAAAGCTGATGTTGCCGTACTGGCTTACGGTAACTTCATCACCATTCTGATCAACTTCTTCCTACTGGCATTGGTTGTATTCTTCATGGTCAAAGCAGTGAACAAAGTCCGTAAGGCGGAAGCTGCTGCACCAGCCCCTGCACCAGCCCCTGCAGAAGATGTGACCTTGCTGCGTGAGATCCGTGACGAACTGCGTCGCCGTCCATAA
- a CDS encoding ubiquinone biosynthesis accessory factor UbiJ, which yields MIATLALAAFERLFNDWIDLDAATRLGFDQLAGTVPSTKLLRVVIDAPSLSVDVLFDQGRVHLSPTALGQPEKPVYSVFEQRPYDKALAPVKATTTLHVPHLIALAKLLGAEAGSTGNIPIQGDMSLLQSLQKIMAQAEPDVAGKLAPLIGDMPAQQIGQFLQQGKHAVLQASKTFLANSEEWVKDDSQLFPAKWQNEQFTEGLQDMQSDVERLQARVARLQAQQSQQ from the coding sequence ATGATCGCAACGCTTGCTCTTGCAGCCTTTGAGCGTCTGTTCAATGATTGGATCGACCTCGATGCCGCAACGCGCCTCGGCTTTGACCAACTCGCAGGCACAGTGCCCTCGACCAAGCTACTGCGGGTGGTGATTGATGCGCCAAGCTTGTCGGTAGATGTGCTGTTTGATCAAGGCCGGGTCCACCTGTCACCAACAGCATTGGGGCAACCTGAAAAACCGGTTTACTCCGTCTTTGAACAACGCCCTTATGACAAGGCACTGGCACCAGTCAAAGCGACTACCACGCTGCATGTGCCACATTTGATTGCCTTGGCGAAGCTCTTGGGTGCAGAGGCTGGTAGTACGGGGAATATTCCTATCCAAGGTGATATGTCGCTGCTGCAATCTCTGCAAAAGATCATGGCGCAAGCCGAACCCGATGTGGCGGGTAAGCTCGCCCCGCTCATCGGCGATATGCCTGCCCAGCAGATCGGTCAGTTCCTCCAGCAGGGTAAGCATGCAGTCCTGCAAGCAAGCAAAACCTTCTTAGCCAACAGTGAAGAATGGGTCAAAGACGACAGTCAACTGTTTCCAGCAAAATGGCAGAATGAACAATTCACCGAAGGGCTACAAGATATGCAAAGCGATGTGGAGCGGTTGCAGGCTCGTGTCGCACGGCTGCAAGCCCAGCAGAGTCAGCAATGA
- the typA gene encoding translational GTPase TypA, translating to MSELLHLRNIAIIAHVDHGKTTLVDKLLQQSGTFGDRAAEVERVMDSNALEKERGITILAKNTAIRWTDKKTGQLYDINIVDTPGHADFGGEVERVLSMVDCVCLLVDAVDGPMPQTRFVTMKAFAQGLKPIVVINKVDRPGARPDWVVDQVFDLFDNLGATEEQLDFPIVYASALNGIAGLSPDDLADDMTPLFETIVSKVAPPDVDPDGPFQMQISSLDYSSYLGVIGIGRIQRGAVKTNTQVVIVDKEGNKRNGRVLKIMGYHGLDRIDVDSARAGDIVCVTGMEGLNISDTLCDPQNVEALPPLTVDEPTVSMQFQVNNSPFAGKEGKYVTSRAIRDRLDRELIHNVALRVEDTDSPDRFKVSGRGELHLSVLIENMRREGFELGVARPEVIMKEIDGVKCEPYENVMFDVEDQHQGGVMEQMGLRRGEMTNMEVDGKGRTRIEATVPSRGLIGFRSEFLTMTSGTGIMTSSFSHYGPAQTGSVAKRQNGVLVSMVQGTVLGYALFTLQERGRLFAYPQLEVYEGMIIGINSRSDDMAVNPTKAKQLTNVRASGTDEAIALVPPIRHTLEQALEFIEDDELVEVTPKSIRLRKRFLTESERKRNSRGN from the coding sequence ATGTCAGAGTTACTGCACCTTCGCAATATCGCCATCATCGCTCACGTTGACCATGGCAAAACAACACTTGTTGATAAACTACTTCAACAATCAGGAACTTTCGGTGACCGTGCTGCTGAAGTTGAGCGCGTAATGGACTCTAACGCCCTTGAAAAAGAGCGCGGCATTACCATTTTGGCGAAGAACACCGCCATTCGTTGGACCGATAAGAAAACCGGTCAACTTTACGATATTAATATCGTGGATACCCCAGGACACGCCGACTTCGGTGGTGAAGTAGAGCGCGTGCTGTCAATGGTTGACTGCGTATGTCTCTTGGTTGATGCAGTTGATGGCCCAATGCCACAGACTCGCTTCGTGACTATGAAAGCGTTCGCACAGGGTCTAAAGCCAATCGTTGTGATCAACAAAGTTGACCGTCCAGGCGCGCGTCCGGATTGGGTCGTTGATCAAGTATTTGACTTGTTTGATAACTTGGGCGCAACTGAAGAACAGCTCGATTTCCCAATCGTTTATGCATCTGCGTTGAACGGGATCGCAGGTCTGTCACCTGATGATTTGGCTGACGACATGACCCCACTGTTTGAAACTATTGTTTCAAAAGTTGCTCCACCTGATGTGGATCCAGATGGTCCGTTCCAAATGCAAATTTCCAGCCTTGATTACTCCAGCTACTTGGGTGTTATCGGGATCGGTCGTATTCAACGTGGTGCGGTAAAAACCAATACCCAAGTTGTGATCGTTGATAAAGAAGGCAACAAGCGTAACGGTCGCGTGCTGAAGATCATGGGTTACCACGGTCTGGATCGTATTGATGTCGACAGCGCACGCGCTGGTGATATCGTCTGTGTAACCGGTATGGAAGGCTTGAACATCTCTGATACGTTGTGTGACCCACAAAACGTCGAAGCGTTGCCACCACTGACCGTGGATGAGCCAACCGTGAGCATGCAGTTCCAAGTCAACAACTCACCATTCGCAGGTAAAGAAGGTAAGTATGTGACCTCACGTGCGATTCGTGATCGTTTGGATCGTGAATTGATTCACAACGTGGCACTGCGTGTTGAGGATACAGATTCTCCAGACCGTTTCAAAGTATCCGGTCGTGGTGAACTTCATCTGTCTGTTCTGATCGAAAACATGCGCCGTGAAGGCTTCGAGTTGGGTGTAGCCCGTCCTGAAGTAATCATGAAAGAAATCGATGGCGTGAAGTGCGAGCCATACGAAAATGTCATGTTTGATGTTGAAGATCAACATCAAGGTGGCGTCATGGAACAAATGGGTCTGCGTCGCGGCGAAATGACCAATATGGAAGTAGACGGTAAAGGTCGTACCCGCATCGAGGCAACTGTGCCTTCACGTGGTTTGATCGGTTTCCGCTCAGAGTTCCTGACCATGACTTCTGGTACTGGCATCATGACCTCGAGCTTCTCGCATTACGGCCCGGCACAAACCGGTTCAGTCGCGAAACGCCAAAACGGTGTGCTCGTGTCGATGGTACAAGGTACTGTACTCGGTTATGCGCTGTTTACCCTGCAAGAACGTGGTCGCTTGTTTGCGTATCCACAGCTTGAAGTGTACGAAGGCATGATCATCGGGATCAACTCACGTAGCGACGACATGGCGGTTAACCCAACCAAAGCCAAACAGCTGACCAACGTGCGTGCAAGTGGTACTGATGAAGCGATTGCGCTGGTTCCACCAATCCGTCATACCCTTGAACAAGCACTTGAGTTCATTGAAGATGATGAGCTAGTTGAAGTCACACCGAAGTCAATTCGTCTGCGTAAGCGCTTCCTGACCGAAAGCGAGCGTAAACGTAATAGCCGTGGCAATTAA
- the ubiE gene encoding bifunctional demethylmenaquinone methyltransferase/2-methoxy-6-polyprenyl-1,4-benzoquinol methylase UbiE codes for MTDSKPEVEAQTAVAPQATGTSPFHTGALPTGTPQGQQSSLPQGASTQATPATTAAPTSNIGETTHFGYKTVPTAEKQAKVAEVFHSVAAKYDLMNDLMSMGIHRLWKRFAITLSGVRRGQHVLDIAGGTGDLAKVFSREVGSSGRVVLSDINESMLNVGRDRLLDAGCSNVDFVLANAETLEPFADESFDLLTISFGLRNVTDKDAALRSMYRVLKPGGRLLVLEFSKPVFEPLSKVYDLYSFTALPFLGKLITNDAESYRYLAESIRMHPDQRTLKQMMESTGFKNCDYHNLTGGIVALHRGFK; via the coding sequence ATGACTGACTCAAAACCAGAAGTAGAAGCCCAAACCGCAGTTGCACCTCAAGCGACGGGTACAAGCCCTTTCCATACAGGCGCGTTGCCGACGGGGACACCACAAGGTCAACAAAGCAGCTTGCCACAAGGGGCATCCACACAAGCGACTCCAGCAACTACGGCGGCCCCCACCAGCAATATCGGTGAAACCACCCACTTCGGCTACAAAACCGTACCGACCGCAGAGAAGCAAGCCAAGGTTGCTGAGGTGTTTCATTCGGTCGCTGCCAAATATGACCTGATGAACGATCTGATGTCGATGGGCATTCATCGCCTATGGAAACGTTTCGCCATTACCCTGTCCGGTGTGCGCCGTGGTCAGCATGTGCTGGACATCGCCGGCGGTACAGGTGATTTAGCGAAAGTATTTAGCCGTGAAGTGGGTTCGTCAGGTCGCGTGGTACTTTCAGACATCAACGAATCCATGTTAAACGTGGGTCGCGATCGCCTGCTGGATGCCGGCTGTAGCAATGTAGACTTTGTCCTTGCCAATGCTGAGACGCTAGAGCCATTTGCGGATGAGAGCTTTGATCTGTTGACCATCAGTTTTGGTCTGCGCAACGTGACCGATAAAGATGCGGCACTGCGCTCGATGTATCGTGTATTGAAACCGGGTGGTCGCTTGCTAGTCCTTGAGTTTTCGAAGCCTGTGTTTGAACCATTGTCCAAGGTCTATGACTTGTACTCCTTCACGGCACTGCCTTTCTTGGGCAAACTGATTACCAATGATGCCGAGAGCTATCGCTATCTGGCTGAATCAATCCGCATGCACCCCGATCAGCGCACCCTCAAACAGATGATGGAAAGCACCGGATTTAAAAACTGTGACTACCACAACCTGACCGGTGGTATCGTTGCCCTGCATCGCGGCTTTAAATAG
- a CDS encoding OmpA family protein produces MKLNRVALAVLLAAPLSVAVHAETTGLGLTVTPMVGWQGFDSSAPDTIKQPGSQVGKYAPYGEGFKPYGDVLGAIAIGYELTPSLSIEAQYNETRNQGSVHVPGGTINGEHDGRVRSIEGNFLLNSDFITHDYDGKFKPYILIGAGHQELNVNDKGFHVKSQDTIANLGLGAFYRINDALALRVEGRGVENTDHSLLDWKAFTGLQITLGGHKRPYVAPAPVEVPPPAPVPVVVPAPAPQVLTEDLKLELRVFFDTNKSIIKKQYQPEIAKVADKLKEFSNASAEIKGYTDSTGSRKLNDRLSQARAESVKSSLVKDYGIDAGRLTAKGYSWDEPVASNKTKEGRALNRRVVAVITGSRTVTK; encoded by the coding sequence ATGAAGTTAAATCGAGTTGCGTTGGCTGTTCTATTAGCGGCCCCGCTATCAGTAGCTGTTCATGCTGAAACCACAGGTCTTGGCCTGACTGTAACCCCAATGGTTGGTTGGCAAGGTTTTGATAGTTCAGCTCCTGACACTATCAAACAACCAGGCAGCCAAGTTGGCAAATACGCGCCTTACGGCGAAGGTTTCAAGCCTTACGGTGATGTACTTGGCGCGATCGCGATCGGTTACGAGTTGACTCCATCACTCAGCATCGAAGCTCAGTATAACGAAACCCGTAACCAAGGTTCTGTTCACGTTCCAGGTGGCACCATCAATGGTGAACACGACGGCCGTGTACGTTCAATCGAAGGTAACTTCTTGTTGAACAGCGACTTCATCACTCATGATTACGATGGCAAATTCAAGCCATACATCCTGATCGGTGCGGGTCATCAAGAACTGAACGTTAACGATAAAGGCTTCCACGTTAAGAGCCAAGACACCATTGCTAACTTGGGTCTCGGTGCGTTCTATCGCATCAACGACGCATTGGCACTTCGTGTTGAAGGCCGTGGCGTAGAAAATACTGACCATAGCTTGCTCGACTGGAAAGCATTCACTGGTTTGCAAATCACTTTGGGCGGTCACAAGCGTCCATACGTAGCTCCAGCACCAGTTGAAGTGCCACCACCAGCACCAGTACCAGTTGTTGTTCCAGCGCCAGCACCACAAGTGTTGACCGAAGACTTGAAACTTGAATTGCGCGTGTTCTTTGACACCAACAAATCAATCATCAAGAAACAGTATCAACCAGAAATCGCAAAAGTTGCAGACAAGCTGAAAGAATTCAGCAATGCATCTGCTGAGATCAAAGGTTATACCGACAGCACTGGTTCACGTAAACTGAACGACCGCTTGTCACAAGCACGTGCTGAATCTGTTAAATCTTCACTGGTTAAAGATTACGGTATCGATGCTGGTCGTTTGACTGCAAAAGGCTACTCATGGGATGAGCCAGTTGCATCAAACAAAACCAAAGAAGGCCGTGCTCTGAACCGCCGTGTGGTTGCAGTGATCACTGGTAGCCGTACCGTTACTAAGTAA
- a CDS encoding phosphate--AMP phosphotransferase: protein MGKSTVESTAQKTLDTSLDQAVVQEDVVTEPLDVAHEVASIQAVPHVGQHTPDSLRLALIEAQYALRDTRDKPRGRGVVILMSGIELAGKGEALTQLRAWADPRLFKVHARMPVTPHSPVWIKDAALLPEKGEAVILFGNWYGDLLKAHMAYKQEKKSDKKKKDKDSKDSDDSQKMTGARFQRELEHLHAFEQDLRAQGITVCKCWFDLSWDGLQKRLDEVDKSEERWLNLHGLDWRDKEQYDQLQVLRTELGSDWINIDCSDASERNLKFGHIVLDALKTPRLPSPTAARRWQLAEIPAPLLLPDSSVMEKETYKARLKDAQKKFASLIRGRGDRPIVLVFEGMDAAGKGGAITRVVESLDPREYQVFPIAAPEPHELRHPYLWRFWSRLPEKFNGHVGMTIFDRSWYGRVLVERIEGLVKAGEWQSAYAEINRFERDLTSGGVIVLKFWLAISNDEQARRFTSRQQTPHKRFKITMDDWRNRKRWDDYLQSAADMFEHTNTAEAPWVIIASDDKLTARLAVLESLNRRLESVL from the coding sequence ATGGGCAAATCCACAGTGGAAAGTACAGCACAAAAGACTTTAGATACAAGCCTGGACCAAGCCGTCGTGCAAGAGGATGTGGTGACTGAACCCTTAGATGTGGCGCATGAAGTTGCCAGCATTCAGGCAGTGCCTCATGTGGGGCAGCATACCCCAGATAGTCTCAGGCTGGCTCTGATTGAAGCCCAGTATGCCCTGCGCGATACCCGTGATAAACCGCGTGGTCGTGGAGTGGTCATTCTCATGAGCGGTATTGAGCTGGCAGGCAAGGGTGAGGCATTAACCCAACTGCGTGCATGGGCTGATCCGCGTTTATTTAAAGTTCATGCACGCATGCCCGTGACCCCCCATTCTCCCGTATGGATCAAAGATGCTGCCTTACTGCCAGAAAAAGGCGAGGCGGTGATCCTGTTTGGCAATTGGTACGGTGATTTGCTTAAAGCCCATATGGCATATAAACAAGAGAAAAAATCAGACAAAAAGAAGAAGGATAAAGACAGTAAAGACAGCGATGACTCACAGAAAATGACAGGTGCGCGCTTTCAACGTGAACTTGAGCATCTGCATGCCTTTGAACAAGACTTACGTGCACAAGGCATTACGGTCTGCAAATGCTGGTTTGACCTGTCTTGGGATGGGCTGCAAAAGCGTCTGGATGAGGTGGATAAAAGCGAAGAGCGCTGGTTAAACCTGCATGGTTTAGATTGGCGTGATAAAGAGCAATATGATCAGTTGCAAGTGCTTCGCACCGAGTTGGGTTCGGATTGGATCAATATTGATTGTAGCGATGCCAGCGAGCGTAATCTGAAGTTTGGCCATATCGTGCTCGATGCTCTGAAAACTCCACGTCTACCCAGCCCTACAGCCGCACGCCGCTGGCAGTTGGCAGAGATCCCTGCACCATTGCTCTTGCCGGATAGCAGCGTGATGGAAAAGGAAACGTATAAGGCGCGTTTAAAGGATGCGCAAAAGAAATTTGCTTCATTAATCCGCGGACGCGGTGATCGTCCCATCGTACTGGTTTTTGAAGGTATGGATGCGGCTGGCAAGGGCGGCGCAATTACTCGCGTAGTTGAATCGCTGGATCCCCGTGAATATCAAGTCTTCCCCATTGCTGCTCCTGAGCCCCATGAGCTGCGTCATCCTTATCTCTGGCGCTTTTGGTCGCGCCTACCCGAAAAGTTCAATGGTCATGTGGGGATGACGATCTTTGATCGCTCTTGGTATGGGAGAGTCTTGGTTGAGCGCATTGAAGGTCTTGTCAAAGCGGGTGAGTGGCAAAGTGCTTATGCAGAGATCAACCGCTTCGAGCGTGATCTGACATCAGGAGGGGTGATCGTACTGAAGTTCTGGCTGGCAATCAGTAATGACGAGCAGGCTCGGCGTTTTACCTCTCGTCAGCAGACACCACATAAGCGCTTTAAGATCACCATGGATGATTGGCGTAACCGTAAACGTTGGGATGATTATCTACAGTCAGCGGCCGATATGTTTGAGCACACCAATACCGCCGAGGCGCCTTGGGTCATTATTGCATCGGATGACAAGTTAACAGCCCGTTTAGCGGTGCTGGAGTCCCTCAATCGACGTCTGGAGTCGGTGCTTTAA
- a CDS encoding ABC1 kinase family protein, translating into MIPHRKRLLELWRIAAHYRLDTLIPPEQIPDKARPAMTAIRLHPAAWNNHTQDPLRLKNALQDMGVLFIKLGQLLSTRRDLIPPALLDQLTELQDRVTPFPYAEAKARVESSLGATLETLFARFDPMPLAAASIAQVHTAAFHDGREVIVKIVRPNIRPQIIQDFEILAWIGHWLEVRVEAARALHLSKVIDDYRQVILNELDLDQEAANTMQMRHNFLGSSMMYVPEVYRSTRDIMIAERIVGAPVSDLATFERLGMDRARLAEKGLTIFFTQVFRDNFFHADMHPGNVFVETINPAEPRFIALDCAIVGELSDNDRLTIARMLLAVIQSNFSQLIQIVHQAGWIPQGTDQNALTRDMRRVVSPMISKPMDQLDFAGILMQVMDIARRYRLDIPPQLMLLIKTLVHVEGLGRDLYPQLDIWKLAKPILTEWVSHRMNPVKAVRDFGQQIPDLLMGATDLPALLIDSLHGMRQQGAWQDRQWRELQQLRMDIVQTRRRDWLAGSGFIALIAIASNAPWPIASILIVVAFFLVLWRVLI; encoded by the coding sequence ATGATTCCTCATCGCAAACGCTTACTTGAACTTTGGCGCATCGCTGCTCACTATCGCCTTGACACCCTGATTCCGCCCGAACAGATTCCCGATAAAGCCCGTCCTGCAATGACAGCGATTCGCCTGCATCCCGCAGCATGGAATAACCATACCCAAGACCCACTGCGTCTAAAAAATGCCTTACAAGACATGGGGGTGTTGTTTATCAAGCTGGGACAACTGTTGTCTACCCGTCGTGATCTGATTCCACCCGCATTGCTAGACCAATTGACTGAGTTGCAAGATCGCGTCACGCCCTTTCCTTATGCAGAGGCCAAAGCTCGAGTAGAAAGCTCTCTGGGTGCAACTCTTGAAACCTTGTTTGCCCGTTTCGATCCTATGCCACTGGCTGCAGCATCCATTGCTCAAGTGCATACCGCGGCATTTCATGATGGTCGTGAAGTCATCGTCAAGATTGTGCGCCCCAATATACGCCCGCAGATTATTCAGGATTTTGAGATTCTGGCGTGGATCGGTCATTGGCTCGAAGTGCGCGTCGAAGCCGCACGCGCACTGCACCTCAGCAAAGTGATTGATGATTATCGCCAAGTGATCCTAAACGAGCTCGATCTGGATCAGGAAGCGGCGAACACCATGCAGATGCGCCATAACTTCTTAGGCTCCAGCATGATGTATGTCCCTGAAGTCTATCGCAGTACGCGCGACATCATGATCGCGGAGCGCATCGTCGGGGCTCCCGTTTCGGACCTTGCGACTTTTGAGCGACTCGGCATGGATCGCGCTAGGCTCGCCGAGAAAGGTCTAACCATTTTCTTTACTCAGGTCTTCCGCGACAACTTCTTCCACGCTGACATGCACCCAGGCAATGTCTTTGTCGAGACCATCAATCCTGCTGAACCGCGCTTTATTGCACTCGACTGCGCGATTGTCGGCGAACTGTCCGATAATGACCGCCTGACCATCGCACGCATGCTGCTCGCCGTAATTCAAAGTAATTTCTCACAGCTTATTCAGATCGTGCATCAAGCCGGCTGGATTCCGCAAGGCACTGATCAAAATGCCCTGACGCGGGACATGCGCCGTGTGGTCAGCCCGATGATCTCAAAGCCCATGGATCAGCTCGACTTTGCCGGTATTCTGATGCAAGTTATGGACATCGCCAGACGCTATCGTTTAGATATTCCTCCGCAGCTCATGCTGCTGATCAAAACACTGGTGCATGTCGAAGGCTTGGGACGCGATTTGTACCCTCAACTGGACATCTGGAAACTGGCAAAGCCCATCCTCACCGAATGGGTTAGTCATCGCATGAACCCGGTCAAAGCAGTGCGCGATTTTGGTCAGCAAATCCCAGACCTGTTAATGGGTGCAACTGATCTGCCCGCGCTGCTCATCGACAGTCTGCATGGCATGCGTCAGCAAGGGGCTTGGCAAGACCGTCAATGGCGTGAACTACAGCAATTGCGCATGGACATCGTTCAGACCCGCCGTCGCGACTGGTTGGCTGGTAGTGGTTTTATTGCGCTGATCGCGATAGCCAGTAACGCGCCATGGCCGATTGCCAGCATTCTGATTGTCGTCGCCTTTTTTCTGGTTTTGTGGCGTGTGCTGATCTAA